In one Choloepus didactylus isolate mChoDid1 chromosome 1, mChoDid1.pri, whole genome shotgun sequence genomic region, the following are encoded:
- the LOC119528733 gene encoding protegrin-5-like isoform X3, whose amino-acid sequence METQRHSTPLGQWSLLLLLLGLVMPLATGQTLSYQEAVLRAVDSLNQQSSDDNLYRLLKQDLELKVDEDPDTPKPVSFTVKETVCPRTTRQPPEQCDFKENGLVKQCVGTVTLDQANDYFDINCDGV is encoded by the exons ATGGAGACCCAAAGACACAGCACCCCCCTGGGTCAGTGGTCACTGTTGCTACTGCTGCTGGGCCTGGTGATGCCTCTGGCCACTGGCCAGACCCTCAGCTACCAGGAGGCTGTGCTCCGGGCTGTGGACAGCCTCAACCAGCAGTCCTCGGATGACAATCTCTACCGCCTCCTGAAGCAGGACTTGGAGCTCAAGGTG GATGAGGATCCGGACACCCCAAAGCCTGTGAGCTTCACGGTGAAGGAGACAGTGTGCCCCAGGACAACACGGCAGCCTCCCGAGCAGTGTGACTTCAAGGAGAACGGG CTGGTGAAACAGTGTGTGGGGACCGTCACCCTGGACCAAGCCAATGACTACTTCGACATCAACTGTGATGGA GTGTAG
- the LOC119528733 gene encoding protegrin-2-like isoform X2 has translation METQRHSTPLGQWSLLLLLLGLVMPLATGQTLSYQEAVLRAVDSLNQQSSDDNLYRLLKQDLELKDEDPDTPKPVSFTVKETVCPRTTRQPPEQCDFKENGLVKQCVGTVTLDQANDYFDINCDGPQRVKRIRPLHRRIWRPPRMRFPSNNRLCKILKIC, from the exons ATGGAGACCCAAAGACACAGCACCCCCCTGGGTCAGTGGTCACTGTTGCTACTGCTGCTGGGCCTGGTGATGCCTCTGGCCACTGGCCAGACCCTCAGCTACCAGGAGGCTGTGCTCCGGGCTGTGGACAGCCTCAACCAGCAGTCCTCGGATGACAATCTCTACCGCCTCCTGAAGCAGGACTTGGAGCTCAAG GATGAGGATCCGGACACCCCAAAGCCTGTGAGCTTCACGGTGAAGGAGACAGTGTGCCCCAGGACAACACGGCAGCCTCCCGAGCAGTGTGACTTCAAGGAGAACGGG CTGGTGAAACAGTGTGTGGGGACCGTCACCCTGGACCAAGCCAATGACTACTTCGACATCAACTGTGATGGA CCCCAACGTGTCAAGAGAATTCGCCCGCTGCATCGTCGCATCTGGAGACCTCCGCGGATGCGTTTTCCGAGTAACAACAGACTCTGCAAGATATTGAAGATTTGTTAA
- the LOC119528733 gene encoding protegrin-2-like isoform X1: METQRHSTPLGQWSLLLLLLGLVMPLATGQTLSYQEAVLRAVDSLNQQSSDDNLYRLLKQDLELKVDEDPDTPKPVSFTVKETVCPRTTRQPPEQCDFKENGLVKQCVGTVTLDQANDYFDINCDGPQRVKRIRPLHRRIWRPPRMRFPSNNRLCKILKIC; encoded by the exons ATGGAGACCCAAAGACACAGCACCCCCCTGGGTCAGTGGTCACTGTTGCTACTGCTGCTGGGCCTGGTGATGCCTCTGGCCACTGGCCAGACCCTCAGCTACCAGGAGGCTGTGCTCCGGGCTGTGGACAGCCTCAACCAGCAGTCCTCGGATGACAATCTCTACCGCCTCCTGAAGCAGGACTTGGAGCTCAAGGTG GATGAGGATCCGGACACCCCAAAGCCTGTGAGCTTCACGGTGAAGGAGACAGTGTGCCCCAGGACAACACGGCAGCCTCCCGAGCAGTGTGACTTCAAGGAGAACGGG CTGGTGAAACAGTGTGTGGGGACCGTCACCCTGGACCAAGCCAATGACTACTTCGACATCAACTGTGATGGA CCCCAACGTGTCAAGAGAATTCGCCCGCTGCATCGTCGCATCTGGAGACCTCCGCGGATGCGTTTTCCGAGTAACAACAGACTCTGCAAGATATTGAAGATTTGTTAA